The genome window GGCAAACAGATCTAAATCTCCTGAAGATTTAACAGTCCAGGTGGAATATCTAAAAAAGATAATTCCTGCATTGGGTTTTGAGCTTTATTCAAAAGATGGATTTGAGGCTGATGATATAATTTTTACTCTTGCAGTCAATGCTAAGGAAGATGTTTTTTTGGTAACAAAAGATAAGGATCTTGCACAAATTGTTTCTGAAAAAATTAGGATCCTCGATTATCAAACAGGGGAGATTTTGGATGCAGAAAAGGTAAAGGAAAAATATGGTGTAACTCCAGATCAGATTGTGGATTTTTTGGCGCTGACTGGGGATAGTTCTGACAATATTCCAGGCGTCAAAGGGGTGGGGGAAAAGACTGCTTTATCCCTTATACAGGAGTTTGGCTCTCTTGAAGGTATTTATGATAATCTGGATAAGTTAAAATCCTCTGTTAGATTAAAGTTAGAGGAAGATAAAGCATCGGCATTTTTAAGTAGGGAGCTTGTAAGGTTAAGAGCTATAAATGATATCGATTCAGCAAAGGTATTAAGTGATGTCGATGTAAAAGAGATGTTTGAGGAGCTTGAATTAAGAGCTTTGATGGTAAGACTTTTTGGTAATGTTACAGAAAAAGTATTAAACTATGCTGATGTTACTGAGGGGAAAATACTTTTTTGTATTCAAAAGGATTTGTATCTCTCTGATGGGAAAAATTATAGGAAATTAGGTCCCTTAGAGGATCATAAAGTAGATTATTACTTTAATCTTAAGGATATATTGAAGTTGTTTGATCTTAAGATAGATAAGGGTATTGATCTTGAGATACTAAGTTGGTTGACTGATCCTGATATAGGGGTTCTCAAAATGTCAGAATCAGAAACCATCGCTGATTTTATCCATAAGGTATTTAGCAGGTATAAGAGAATACTACATTTGATGGATGAATTGGGTTTGTGGGAACTCTATTGGGACCTTGAATATAGGGTGATATTTATTTTGGCTGAAATGGAAAAGGTAGGGATTAAGCTTGATCATAATAGATTGATGGAGATAGATGCTAAGATAAAAACATTGCTGGAAAGTGAAAAAAGACTTTTGAGTCGAATGCTTGGGGAGGAGATAAATTTAAATTCACCAAAGCAGCTGGCGTATGTTTTGTTTGATAAACTTAAAATGGTTCCTTTTAAGAAGAACAAAACAGGTTTTTCTACAGATGAAGATTCTCTAAAAAATATGATTTTGTTAAACCCCAGCTATGAAGAGCTTTTGAAATCGTTGTTGAGGTACAGGGAGTTCAGTAAGC of Calditerrivibrio sp. contains these proteins:
- a CDS encoding DNA polymerase, with product MLIVVDGHSIAYKIFYKTPPLYNSKKVPTSLIHSFLNLIISLKERYSDAKIIVVFDAKGETFRHNMFSQYKANRSKSPEDLTVQVEYLKKIIPALGFELYSKDGFEADDIIFTLAVNAKEDVFLVTKDKDLAQIVSEKIRILDYQTGEILDAEKVKEKYGVTPDQIVDFLALTGDSSDNIPGVKGVGEKTALSLIQEFGSLEGIYDNLDKLKSSVRLKLEEDKASAFLSRELVRLRAINDIDSAKVLSDVDVKEMFEELELRALMVRLFGNVTEKVLNYADVTEGKILFCIQKDLYLSDGKNYRKLGPLEDHKVDYYFNLKDILKLFDLKIDKGIDLEILSWLTDPDIGVLKMSESETIADFIHKVFSRYKRILHLMDELGLWELYWDLEYRVIFILAEMEKVGIKLDHNRLMEIDAKIKTLLESEKRLLSRMLGEEINLNSPKQLAYVLFDKLKMVPFKKNKTGFSTDEDSLKNMILLNPSYEELLKSLLRYREFSKLVSTYTSRLSDYVDPKTGRIHSQFKQTGTATGRLSSLNPNLQNIPKKGELGSDIRSAFVAEDGYSFLSVDYSQIELRILAHITEDEELVRAFYEDMDIHNITAERIFGLKDKEIDRDTRRIAKAVNFGIVYGLSPYGLARDVGISQSEAKIFIDKYFKTYPKVKKYMEDIVKVARDKGYVKTILNRPRFIPDIKSSNTTVRQRAERIAINSPIQGSAADIIKLAMIKTCDYLRNQSIDGRLVLQVHDELVFEINDKFIDKMFKDIKLIMENVCELKVPLKVNCTVAKNLGDV